In Uranotaenia lowii strain MFRU-FL chromosome 2, ASM2978415v1, whole genome shotgun sequence, one genomic interval encodes:
- the LOC129745027 gene encoding histidine-rich glycoprotein-like, translating into MKCIAAVVMMACAVAANAHYVPSVYAHHHGPTVVQSNDYHHGWTGHHQAPVVAYSNGHWDQWAHHDVHHHQVPAAVNVVPVAYNNYAWAHQHNTWDHHNHHGHAVAVAPVHHSASYVAANRGAVHKAPLPGHIVNQKSLNLAPAPGTL; encoded by the exons ATGAAG TGCATCGCAGCTGTAGTCATGATGGCCTGTGCCGTCGCTGCCAACGCCCATTATGTCCCATCGGTCTACGCCCACCATCATGGACCAACCGTTGTCCAGTCCAACGATTATCACCATGGATGGACTGGCCATCATCAGGCACCAGTTGTGGCTTACAGCAACGGTCATTGGGATCAGTGGGCTCATCATGATGTCCACCATCATCAGGTTCCAGCTGCCGTCAATGTTGTCCCAGTTGCCTACAACAACTACGCCTGGGCCCATCAGCACAACACTTGGGATCATCACAACCATCATGGTCATGCCGTGGCCGTTGCTCCAGTCCATCACTCGGCCAGCTACGTTGCCGCCAACCGAGGAGCTGTCCACAAGGCTCCACTTCCGGGACACATCGTCAACCAGAAGTCCCTGAACTTGGCCCCAGCTCCAGGAACTCTGTAA
- the LOC129741210 gene encoding histidine-rich glycoprotein-like codes for MKCIAAVVLMACAVAANAHYAPSVYAHQVDPVLTYAAHHHGPTVVQSNDYHHGWAGHHQAPVVAYSNGHWDQWGHHDVHHHQVPAAVNVVPVAYNTWDHHNHHAYAHGHAVAVAPVHHSASYVAANRGAVHKAPLPGHIVNQKSLNLAPAPGTL; via the exons ATGAAg TGCATCGCAGCTGTAGTCCTGATGGCCTGTGCCGTCGCTGCCAACGCCCATTACGCCCCATCGGTCTACGCCCACCAGGTGGACCCAGTGCTGACTTATGCCGCCCACCATCATGGACCAACCGTTGTCCAGTCCAACGATTATCACCATGGATGGGCCGGCCATCATCAGGCACCAGTTGTGGCTTACAGCAACGGTCATTGGGATCAGTGGGGTCACCATGATGTCCACCATCATCAGGTTCCAGCTGCCGTCAATGTTGTCCCAGTTGCCTACAACACCTGGGATCATCACAACCATCATGCTTATGCTCATGGTCATGCCGTGGCCGTTGCTCCCGTCCATCACTCGGCCAGCTACGTTGCCGCCAACCGAGGAGCTGTCCACAAGGCTCCACTTCCGGGACACATCGTCAACCAGAAGTCCCTGAACTTGGCTCCAGCTCCAGGAACTCTGTAA
- the LOC129745024 gene encoding adult cuticle protein 1-like — protein sequence MKCIAAVVMMACAVAANAHYVPSVYAQHVAVAPVVTYAAHHAHGPTVVQSNDQHHGWVHHHQAPVVAYSNGHWDHHNVHHHQVPAAVNVVPVAYNNHWAGHHAHAVAVAPVHHQEATYVAANRGAVHKAPLAGHIVNQKSLNLAPAPGTL from the exons ATGAAG tgcaTCGCAGCTGTAGTCATGATGGCCTGTGCCGTCGCTGCCAACGCCCATTACGTCCCATCGGTCTACGCCCAGCACGTTGCCGTTGCTCCGGTTGTGACCTACGCTGCCCACCATGCCCATGGACCTACCGTTGTCCAGTCCAACGATCAGCACCATGGATGGGTTCATCATCATCAGGCTCCGGTTGTGGCTTACAGCAACGGACACTGGGATCACCACAATGTCCACCACCATCAGGTCCCAGCTGCCGTCAACGTTGTCCCAGTTGCCTACAACAACCACTGGGCCGGCCATCATGCCCATGCCGTGGCCGTTGCTCCAGTCCACCACCAGGAGGCCACCTATGTTGCCGCCAACCGAGGAGCTGTCCACAAGGCCCCACTTGCCGGACACATCGTCAACCAGAAGTCCCTGAACTTGGCCCCAGCTCCAGGAACTCTgtaa